Sequence from the Acidobacteriota bacterium genome:
GCCTTTTGGTTAAGGGGAACTGCCTCTAAGGGGGAGACAGTTGAGAGAGAGCGAAACAAAAGACAATGGCAAATGGCAAACGCTTGTATAAGTCAGAATTATTTGCTTTTTATCAGATTTGCCCCGCGCTGTCACTCCTCATCAGTGCGTAAATTTTCAAGAATCGAAAATTCATCCTGGCTTGAGCCACCAAAATGCTCCTTATCCTTTTTTCAATGTGCGTTTTAAGGACACTCAGAGATGGCTCGATCAGAATTCAGAAGGTGAAAATCGCGGCAAATTCCGACCGCATATTGCTGCTTCTACCGGATTTTGTGTTGGAGACAAATCAGAAGAACCAATCAGTCAGTACCACCCGCGTCAGTGGGTGGCCTTGCTTGCTTCTACCCCCACCCGCTCACGCGGGTGATACTGACAAGTTCTTTATTTCCAACGTTGACCTGGCATAACACAAAATCCAGACGTTGGGCGGCAATCGTTGGGATGGCATTTTCCAATCCAAACACGACGGTTGACGATCCATCAATTGAAGGCGCGTTCGCCAGATTCGTTAAGCCATAAGTATCATTACATTCAGAATAAAGCTGCCCGGCAAAAAAGCGGCGTAAGTCCTGAGCAATTTAGATGCAATCAATGAACCAGGACCACCAATTGAAAAATTGCTCAGCGCGGAAAGAGGCAAATTTGCTGACCTAAAAAACTTCACGCCGTGGATCCAGAAGCTGAACCCACGGCGCGTGAAGTGATTTTTGTATTCCCGGTGAGGTCAACGATTGGGATGGGTTTTGGCATAATCATAGGCGGTATAGGCTGAAATGAAATGACAAACCCAGCCGAGCATGCCGCCTGTGCCAATCCAGAATCCTGGTGTAATGATCAACCAGATAATTCCCCGGACAAAACAACCGTTGTAAATTTGCCCGACACCAGGAATCAAAAAGCTCAATAAACCAGCCGTTCCAGGATCTCTTTGTGCCATATGCCTCTCCTTTTATATATACAGATGTGAAATGGATTCGTGAAATGGAGTGAAGTGATACCCGGCTTAACGTGATTGCCCAGGGGAGAGTTCAGCTTTTACCAGTTGAACCAAACCATGTCACATCATAAATTCAGATCACAGCAAATCAGCCAGCGTTGTGGTTTCCAGTTTTTGAGCGATGAAGTCGCGCACTTCGCGCAACACGTCAATCATCTTCTGTTCCTTTTCAAGTGGTGTAGCTTTGTAGAAATATTTACTGACCGATTCCGTCGGGGCCAGCGCTCCATCAAAGAGCCGAATCACCTGGGCCAGTGAAATTTCACTGGGATTTCGAGCGAGTCGGTATCCGCCGTGCTGCCCCTTGACACTGGAAACATACCCAGAGCGCTGCATCGCCGACATGATCTGTTCGAGGTACTTGAGCGGGATTTTCTGGGCTTCAGCAATCCGCGCCGATGCAATCGGGCCGTCAGTTTGATTCCGGCCCAGGTAAATTAAAGCAAGCAAAGCATATTCACTACGTGTCGTGAGTTTCATAAAAAGTTTTCCTAGTAAACCAATAGGAATTGTATTATATTGGCCGCCCATTCGCAGTCAGCCATCAAAATCCCTGGTTTCCACAATACACACCCACGTACCTCGCTGGCAATCAGGGATACTTCCAACACCACTCATGCTGTTTTGAACTCGATTCAGCCACAACCTGAACCTTTGAGGGTAGACCTATGTCTTCAACTGTTTCCGTTGATTTACAAACCGATGCTTTGACCATCACCGACTTTGTTCAGCGCCTGACCCAGCTCGACCAGAACGAACGAACACCCGAGGTGATTGCAGCGCTGTTTCAACAAGTTCAAAGCTTTGACCCGGAAGTTGAACTCCACGTCACGTTTTCCAGACAGAAATACACTCGAAACCTGTTTTTTCGAAACGAAGACTTCGAGATTCTGATTATGTGTTGGGAACCAGGCCAGGGAACGCTTATTCACGACCACGATGGCTCATTTACAGTAGATAAAATTTACTCCGGTAGCCTGCACTGTATTGAGTATCAACGAATTCACCCAGATTCATCCAATCTTGAGGAAACCCGCACGACCCAACTCACCCCCGGCGATGTCATGGTGTCGAGTTCCGAGGATATCCACCGCGTTGCCAACATTTCAGACCAGACACCTGCGGTTTCAATCCATCTCTATGCTCCACCACTCAAGCGAATGAATTGCTTTAATTTGGAAACCGGGACAACCTGGATCGTGATTCCTTGATCAGGGTTCAGGCCAGCGATCAATCGGCGGTTTTGGTCAGATCATTCACGACAATAATCAGGAAGGTTGTTGACCTTAAATGGTTGTGTCCAAATGTCATAGCTCTTCTCTGCAAACCCTCCGGTGATGCAGATTTTGAGCTTCACATTCCGTCCATTTTCGAGTTCATCTGAATCCAAAAATATCTTCTGTGTGGAATAGGGGCTGAGTTCCGACGCTCCGAGCCCACCAACATCGCACCAAAAAATGGTTCTCTTTCTCCACCAGCCAAAATGACGGACCTGGTATTGATAAACCGGAGATTCTGGATTATTTCCAAGATAGGAAAAGGTGCGATTTGATTGGTTTTTTAGCTCCAAAACAACCGTTCCAGATCGTTTGCAATACCCGGTTGGAGTCAGGGAGATCAAACCGGGAGAAGGCTCAACACCGGCTTCTTGTTCTTTCACACACTTCAGCGTTTCCTCAAGCACTGCTGGCATCATCAATCGAATATCACAAGTCACCTGAAACCCGTTTGCTTCAATAACCTGGAGTTGCCCTGGCGGTATCAAATCTTTCATTTCGCCATTGGGGGCTCGTTCCTGGGCAACTATCAAATAGCTTCCAGGTGGGACTTCAACCCGAAATTTTCCCTGTGCATTTGTTCGAGAAGAGTAAATACAGGATTCACAATCAGTTTTTTGGAATGAAATGAAATAATCTGCCGCTGGACGGTCACCAAATTTACTTTCAAAGGTGATAGTTCCAGAGAGGATAGTGCTTTTGACAGCTTGGCGAAATGCAGGAACAGGCTGAACTATCAGCTCCAATATCGGCAAAACGAAAACCAGAAGAACCAAAACCTGATGCATAAAAACTCCCCGCTCTTCGTGGGTTGACTACTCACTACTCGCTACTCACCACTCGCTCTTCCTCATACCAGTAACACTGTTTGTGGCCAAGAGCTTCGAAGGCTTTGACCCGCCGAATG
This genomic interval carries:
- a CDS encoding Rrf2 family transcriptional regulator, whose translation is MKLTTRSEYALLALIYLGRNQTDGPIASARIAEAQKIPLKYLEQIMSAMQRSGYVSSVKGQHGGYRLARNPSEISLAQVIRLFDGALAPTESVSKYFYKATPLEKEQKMIDVLREVRDFIAQKLETTTLADLL
- a CDS encoding cysteine dioxygenase family protein, whose protein sequence is MSSTVSVDLQTDALTITDFVQRLTQLDQNERTPEVIAALFQQVQSFDPEVELHVTFSRQKYTRNLFFRNEDFEILIMCWEPGQGTLIHDHDGSFTVDKIYSGSLHCIEYQRIHPDSSNLEETRTTQLTPGDVMVSSSEDIHRVANISDQTPAVSIHLYAPPLKRMNCFNLETGTTWIVIP